From a region of the Immundisolibacter sp. genome:
- a CDS encoding SRPBCC family protein: MNKPTDLPTLASPASYIHEGADDGAFAVDRRIFTDPALFELELAHIFEGTWLYLAHESQVPRPGDWLATHMGRRPVVLMRGADGQVRGFINACAHRGAKLCRTSRGNAKFLTCAYHGWVFDNQGRNVEVKDQALGAYPAAFTERGRDLTALPRLESYRGFLFGSLNADVAGLQEHLAAAKGVIDALVDQSPDGLEVLRGSSTYTFRGNWKVHAENGLDGYHVSTVHANYIGMVMRRVAEGAVDPVKSIADDRIMEQASGAYDLGSGHVLAWSGVAQPENRPLAAQRPRLTEQFGAAKTAWMIDRIRNMLLFPNMFLMDQTSTQIRVFRPLAPDLTQVRVYCLAPRGETPQARQLRVRQFEDFFNATGLATPDDLTEFEASQTGFAGAASTGPQSYARGVGRAQPGADALAAGLGIQPVQSSPSFQDETHLPAIFREWLRLLSAADRG; this comes from the coding sequence ATGAACAAACCGACAGACTTGCCGACACTGGCCAGCCCGGCGTCGTATATCCACGAGGGGGCCGATGACGGCGCGTTCGCCGTCGACCGGCGTATCTTCACCGACCCGGCGCTGTTCGAACTGGAACTGGCGCACATCTTCGAGGGCACCTGGTTGTATCTGGCCCACGAAAGCCAGGTGCCGCGTCCAGGGGACTGGCTCGCTACCCACATGGGCCGCCGGCCGGTAGTGCTGATGCGCGGCGCCGATGGTCAGGTGCGGGGTTTCATCAACGCCTGCGCTCATCGCGGTGCCAAGTTGTGCCGGACCAGCCGCGGCAATGCCAAATTCCTGACCTGCGCCTACCACGGCTGGGTGTTCGACAATCAGGGCCGCAACGTGGAGGTCAAGGACCAGGCGCTCGGGGCTTACCCAGCCGCGTTTACCGAGCGCGGGCGCGACCTGACCGCGCTGCCGCGTCTGGAGAGCTACCGGGGCTTCCTGTTCGGCTCCCTGAACGCGGACGTGGCGGGTTTGCAGGAGCACCTCGCGGCGGCCAAAGGCGTCATCGACGCGCTGGTAGACCAGTCGCCGGATGGCCTGGAAGTGCTGCGTGGCAGCTCAACCTACACCTTTCGCGGCAACTGGAAAGTGCATGCCGAGAACGGTCTGGACGGTTATCACGTCAGCACCGTCCATGCGAATTACATCGGCATGGTGATGCGCCGTGTGGCCGAGGGCGCGGTCGACCCGGTCAAGTCCATCGCCGACGACCGCATCATGGAGCAGGCCAGCGGCGCCTACGATCTTGGCAGCGGTCACGTCCTGGCCTGGTCGGGCGTGGCACAGCCGGAAAATCGCCCGCTGGCCGCCCAGCGGCCACGCCTGACGGAACAGTTCGGCGCCGCCAAGACCGCTTGGATGATCGACCGTATCCGCAATATGCTGCTGTTTCCGAACATGTTTCTGATGGATCAGACATCGACCCAGATTCGCGTGTTTCGGCCCTTGGCTCCGGATCTGACGCAAGTCCGCGTCTACTGCCTGGCACCCCGTGGCGAGACGCCGCAGGCCCGCCAACTGCGGGTGCGCCAGTTTGAGGATTTCTTCAATGCCACCGGCCTGGCGACCCCGGACGATCTGACCGAGTTCGAGGCCAGCCAGACGGGCTTTGCGGGCGCCGCCAGTACCGGCCCGCAGTCCTATGCCCGCGGCGTGGGTCGCGCACAGCCCGGCGCTGATGCCCTGGCCGCTGGACTGGGCATCCAGCCGGTGCAAAGCAGTCCCAGCTTTCAGGACGAAACTCACCTGCCGGCTATTTTCCGCGAGTGGTTGCGTTTGTTGAGCGCCGCTGACCGCGGGTGA
- a CDS encoding sterol desaturase family protein, with the protein MWRWGTIRQTAHVCFTTIAVVGVSTMLTGFVWWAIGGLPDIDVNHIRRAYWTLRTALIDEVLTNPYLYLGVSAVLALELLVPARENQNVFSFGLRMDAVYSLLLIAFRIVLLPIYLIFLEQVYRNYLAFLTIDLSSPWPWHIRFFLGYLAVDFIGWLHHVVRHKVKVFWAFHIVHHSQRELNVFTNDRVHPVDYLIARTVRFIPFLMLQTSFDLILAYLFFHELHDRLNHSNVKTNLGLLRYIFVTPQSHRIHHSIHPGHIDRNFGVSLSIWDRLFRTQYRRYDEYPDTGVPYTDFPNEESGRRFGIIYYLAAQFAYPFQRIWRSRRRTLFSALPIAR; encoded by the coding sequence ATGTGGCGGTGGGGCACGATAAGACAGACAGCACATGTCTGCTTCACGACCATCGCCGTGGTCGGTGTGTCGACCATGCTGACCGGTTTCGTCTGGTGGGCGATAGGTGGCTTACCGGACATCGACGTAAACCACATACGCCGCGCTTACTGGACGCTGCGCACGGCCCTGATTGATGAAGTCCTGACCAATCCTTACCTGTATCTGGGGGTAAGTGCGGTTCTGGCCTTGGAACTGCTCGTCCCGGCGCGAGAGAACCAAAACGTGTTCTCGTTTGGACTGCGGATGGATGCGGTCTATAGCTTGCTTCTGATAGCCTTCAGAATCGTGCTGTTGCCGATCTACTTGATATTTCTCGAACAGGTATATCGAAATTACCTGGCATTTCTGACCATCGACCTGTCATCACCATGGCCTTGGCACATCCGTTTCTTTCTCGGATATCTCGCCGTCGATTTTATCGGATGGCTCCATCACGTCGTCCGGCATAAGGTCAAGGTTTTTTGGGCGTTTCACATTGTACACCATTCCCAGCGCGAGCTGAATGTCTTCACAAACGACCGCGTGCATCCGGTGGACTACCTCATCGCCCGGACTGTGCGCTTCATCCCGTTCCTGATGCTACAGACTTCATTTGACCTGATTCTTGCCTATCTTTTCTTCCACGAACTCCACGATCGATTGAATCACAGCAACGTGAAGACGAATCTCGGCCTCCTCAGATATATCTTCGTCACGCCACAATCCCATCGTATCCACCATTCGATTCACCCTGGACACATCGACCGCAACTTCGGCGTTTCTCTGAGCATCTGGGACCGACTTTTCCGGACGCAATACCGTCGCTATGACGAGTACCCGGATACAGGCGTTCCATATACGGATTTTCCGAATGAAGAAAGCGGACGGCGTTTCGGCATCATCTATTACCTCGCCGCACAGTTCGCGTATCCATTCCAGCGGATTTGGCGATCGAGGCGGCGAACGCTGTTCAGTGCCTTGCCCATCGCAAGATGA
- a CDS encoding TonB-dependent receptor: MADDQGFCVRRDRQDRRLVYHPQRLIIVTLRLHRRLAAAALVCAAAAPTTGSHARNDPVDTPVSPKLVIVVEAPRDISLWTAAGSGSTISGADIQRARPTHANELFGRVPGTWISRGDGQESLTAIRSPVLTGAGACGAFLFMEDGIPIRPAGFCNVNNLFELNFAQAARVEVARGPAGGLYGANALHGAINVISPRPGPRPLMFELETGPDDTAIGQVSYGTQHWRLDAQGQSTSGYRDAADLGEQKLGLGHLTDIGRWQVESHLSATNLNQETAGFIFGKNAYRNAGLRRDNPNPEAYRDASSLRMHSAWRATVGEHSVLSITPYARWSRMDFLQHFLPGQPTEENGQRSAGVILDLRQPLGNGGEWRWGAAAEYAKGFLQEVQAGPVTEGSAFLKATRPAGVHYDFEVASRMVALWHAIDLPLDDAQHWHVLHSLRAERLDYDYDNQTLTGNTRDDGTSCTFGGCLFNRPADRTDHFNNLAGRVGLRYGAPATGQWHGAYSVAFRPPQVTELYRLQRGQSAADLNSERLSGVELGYRRAWSDAQISLTAFGMRKTHFIFTDAAGFNVSDGRTKHFGLETEASWRPARRHELHLSASLARHRYAFDRAASGGEIIKNGNEIDTAPPFMANARWLYQPRRDLTLELEGIRMGPYYLDPANTARYPGHSLLNLRADWATSTKTTLFARITNLTDHDYAERADLAFGNYRYFPGLPRRLFVGIEWTP; the protein is encoded by the coding sequence GTGGCTGACGATCAAGGATTTTGTGTACGGCGTGATCGGCAGGATCGCCGCCTGGTTTATCACCCTCAGCGCCTGATCATCGTGACTCTGCGTCTGCACCGCCGCCTCGCGGCGGCCGCGCTTGTCTGTGCCGCCGCCGCACCGACGACAGGCAGTCATGCCCGGAATGACCCGGTCGACACGCCGGTTTCCCCCAAGCTGGTGATCGTGGTCGAGGCGCCGCGGGACATTTCCCTGTGGACCGCCGCTGGCAGCGGCAGCACCATCAGCGGGGCTGACATCCAGCGCGCTCGGCCGACCCACGCCAACGAGCTGTTCGGGCGCGTACCGGGCACCTGGATCAGCCGCGGTGACGGTCAGGAGAGCCTCACCGCCATCCGCTCGCCGGTGCTAACCGGCGCCGGCGCCTGTGGCGCCTTTCTGTTCATGGAAGACGGCATCCCCATCCGGCCGGCCGGTTTTTGCAACGTCAACAACCTGTTCGAGCTGAACTTCGCCCAGGCCGCCCGGGTTGAGGTTGCCCGCGGGCCGGCCGGTGGGCTTTACGGCGCCAACGCGCTGCATGGCGCCATCAACGTCATCTCCCCGCGTCCAGGCCCACGGCCCCTGATGTTTGAGCTGGAAACCGGGCCGGACGACACCGCCATCGGCCAGGTCTCCTATGGCACGCAGCATTGGCGCCTGGATGCCCAGGGACAGAGCACCAGCGGCTACCGCGACGCGGCGGATCTGGGCGAGCAGAAGCTCGGCCTGGGCCACCTGACCGATATCGGCCGCTGGCAGGTGGAGTCGCACCTTTCGGCCACTAACCTGAATCAGGAAACGGCAGGCTTTATTTTTGGCAAGAATGCCTACCGCAATGCGGGGCTACGCCGCGACAATCCCAACCCGGAGGCCTACCGGGACGCTTCATCCCTGCGCATGCACAGTGCCTGGCGCGCGACCGTCGGCGAGCATTCGGTGCTGTCCATCACACCTTATGCCCGTTGGTCGCGGATGGATTTTCTGCAGCACTTCCTGCCGGGGCAACCGACGGAAGAAAACGGCCAGCGCAGCGCCGGGGTGATCCTTGACCTGCGCCAGCCGCTGGGCAACGGCGGCGAATGGCGCTGGGGCGCGGCCGCCGAGTACGCAAAAGGGTTCCTGCAGGAAGTGCAGGCCGGTCCGGTGACGGAGGGCTCGGCCTTCCTCAAGGCCACCCGCCCGGCCGGCGTGCACTACGACTTCGAGGTTGCGTCCCGCATGGTGGCGTTATGGCACGCCATCGACCTGCCGCTGGACGATGCACAGCACTGGCACGTGCTGCACAGCCTGCGCGCCGAGCGCCTGGACTACGACTACGACAACCAGACCCTGACCGGCAACACCCGTGACGACGGCACCTCCTGCACCTTCGGCGGCTGCCTGTTCAACCGTCCGGCGGACCGCACGGACCACTTCAACAACCTGGCCGGCCGGGTCGGCCTACGTTATGGCGCCCCGGCCACCGGCCAGTGGCACGGCGCCTACTCGGTTGCCTTTCGCCCTCCCCAGGTAACCGAGCTTTACCGCCTGCAGCGCGGCCAGAGCGCGGCCGATCTGAATTCGGAGCGCCTCAGCGGCGTCGAACTGGGCTACCGGCGCGCCTGGAGCGACGCGCAGATCAGCCTTACCGCGTTTGGCATGCGCAAGACGCACTTCATCTTCACGGACGCCGCCGGCTTCAACGTCAGCGACGGGCGCACCAAACATTTCGGGCTGGAAACCGAGGCCAGCTGGCGGCCTGCCCGTCGCCACGAGCTGCATCTTTCCGCCAGTCTGGCGCGCCACCGGTACGCGTTCGATCGCGCCGCGAGCGGCGGCGAGATCATCAAAAACGGCAACGAAATCGACACCGCTCCACCGTTCATGGCCAACGCCCGCTGGTTGTATCAACCGCGTCGGGACCTGACCCTGGAACTCGAGGGCATTCGCATGGGCCCGTATTACCTGGACCCCGCCAATACCGCCCGCTACCCCGGCCACAGCCTGCTGAACCTGCGCGCTGACTGGGCCACAAGCACCAAGACGACCCTGTTCGCCCGCATCACCAACCTCACCGACCACGATTACGCAGAGCGGGCTGATCTGGCGTTCGGCAATTACCGCTACTTCCCCGGCCTGCCGCGACGCCTGTTTGTGGGCATTGAGTGGACACCCTGA
- a CDS encoding PQQ-dependent dehydrogenase, methanol/ethanol family translates to MGARKSRWLAAVAAVFLCGAIAQAAPGAVDGARIIDADSEPGNWLAHGRTYGEQRFSPLDTINDGNVSGLKLAWYYDTGTKRGLEATPIVVDGVIYTTGDWSRVYAVDAATGKQLWAYDPKVPREWGAKACCDVVNRGAAVWKGRVYVGTIDGRLVALDAGTGKLAWETLTIDRSKPYSITGAPRIVKDKVVIGNGGAEFGVRGYVSAYDAATGKLAWRFWTVPGDPTKGFESPDMEMAAKTWNAAAEWWNVGGGGGTVWDSMAYDPELDLLYVGVGNGAPWNRWVRSKGEGDNLFLSSIVALNPDTGRHVWHYQTTPGETWDYTATQHMILADIDIGGQPRKVIMQAPKNGFFYVLDRATGQFISAENYVRVTWASHVDPATGRPVETDPNQYRDEKKLTFPAPFGGHNWQPMSYSPRTGLVYIPAMELPFTFAQEKDFKFGRNPWNMAVDMAAAMPPADTDPVLVNKVLRALAKGHISAWDPATQKEVWRVQHDGPWNGGMLSTAGNLLFQGTAKGELVAYRADTGDRLWSASTQSGIVAPPVSYTVDGEQYVAVMVGWGGALGLAGGIAPREGDVVGGRMLAFKLGGTAQLPPAPPPAPLPEPPPQTASPQIVRQGHGLYHTYCSVCHGMNAEAGVVADLRYMQPATHELFNGIVLDGLYKDLGMVGWSKYLKADDADAIHAYLIERAHDAKREQAGGWWLTIKDFVYGVIGRIAAWFITLSA, encoded by the coding sequence ATGGGTGCAAGAAAGTCACGTTGGCTGGCGGCAGTCGCGGCAGTGTTCCTGTGCGGCGCCATTGCGCAGGCGGCACCCGGCGCGGTGGACGGTGCGCGCATCATCGACGCCGACAGCGAGCCCGGTAACTGGCTGGCGCACGGGCGCACCTATGGCGAGCAGCGCTTCAGCCCGCTGGACACCATCAACGACGGCAACGTCAGCGGCCTGAAGCTGGCCTGGTATTACGACACCGGCACCAAGCGCGGCCTGGAGGCCACACCCATCGTGGTGGATGGCGTCATCTACACCACCGGCGACTGGAGCCGGGTGTACGCCGTGGATGCTGCCACCGGCAAGCAGCTGTGGGCCTATGACCCGAAGGTCCCGCGCGAGTGGGGCGCCAAAGCCTGCTGCGACGTGGTGAACCGCGGCGCGGCGGTGTGGAAAGGCCGTGTCTACGTCGGCACCATCGACGGGCGCCTGGTCGCACTGGACGCCGGCACCGGCAAGCTGGCCTGGGAAACGCTCACTATCGACCGGTCCAAGCCCTACTCGATTACCGGCGCGCCGCGCATCGTCAAGGACAAGGTCGTCATCGGCAACGGTGGTGCCGAGTTCGGCGTGCGCGGCTATGTGTCCGCCTACGACGCCGCCACCGGCAAGCTCGCCTGGCGTTTCTGGACCGTACCGGGCGATCCGACCAAGGGTTTCGAGTCGCCCGACATGGAAATGGCGGCCAAGACCTGGAACGCAGCCGCCGAGTGGTGGAACGTGGGCGGGGGCGGGGGCACGGTATGGGATTCCATGGCCTACGACCCCGAGCTCGACCTGCTCTACGTGGGTGTTGGCAACGGCGCGCCGTGGAACCGCTGGGTGCGCAGCAAGGGCGAAGGCGACAACCTGTTCCTGTCGTCCATCGTGGCGCTGAATCCGGACACCGGCCGCCACGTATGGCATTACCAGACCACGCCTGGCGAGACCTGGGACTACACCGCCACCCAGCACATGATCCTGGCCGACATCGACATCGGCGGGCAGCCGCGCAAGGTCATCATGCAGGCGCCCAAGAACGGCTTTTTCTACGTGCTGGACCGGGCCACCGGGCAGTTCATTTCCGCCGAGAACTACGTCCGGGTGACCTGGGCCAGCCACGTCGATCCGGCCACCGGCAGGCCGGTAGAGACCGATCCGAACCAGTACCGCGACGAGAAGAAGCTCACCTTCCCGGCGCCGTTTGGCGGCCATAACTGGCAGCCTATGTCCTACAGCCCGCGCACTGGCCTGGTCTACATCCCGGCCATGGAGTTGCCGTTCACATTCGCGCAGGAAAAGGACTTCAAGTTCGGCCGCAACCCCTGGAACATGGCCGTGGACATGGCCGCGGCCATGCCCCCGGCGGACACCGACCCGGTGCTGGTCAACAAAGTGTTGCGCGCGCTCGCCAAGGGCCACATCAGCGCCTGGGATCCGGCCACGCAAAAAGAAGTCTGGCGCGTGCAGCACGACGGGCCATGGAATGGCGGCATGCTGAGCACCGCCGGCAACCTGCTGTTCCAGGGCACCGCCAAGGGCGAACTGGTGGCCTACCGCGCCGATACCGGCGACCGGCTGTGGAGTGCCAGCACGCAATCGGGCATCGTCGCGCCGCCGGTCAGCTACACGGTGGACGGCGAGCAGTACGTCGCCGTGATGGTCGGCTGGGGCGGAGCGCTTGGTTTGGCCGGCGGCATCGCGCCACGGGAAGGCGACGTCGTTGGCGGTCGCATGCTCGCGTTCAAGCTCGGCGGCACGGCTCAGTTGCCGCCTGCGCCACCGCCCGCGCCGTTGCCCGAACCGCCACCGCAAACCGCATCCCCGCAGATCGTGCGGCAGGGTCACGGGCTATACCATACGTACTGCTCGGTTTGCCACGGCATGAATGCCGAGGCGGGCGTGGTCGCCGATCTGCGCTACATGCAGCCGGCCACCCATGAACTGTTCAATGGCATCGTACTCGACGGCCTGTACAAGGACCTCGGTATGGTCGGTTGGTCCAAGTACCTGAAAGCCGACGATGCCGACGCCATCCACGCCTACTTGATTGAGCGCGCCCACGACGCCAAACGCGAACAGGCCGGCGGCTGGTGGCTGACGATCAAGGATTTTGTGTACGGCGTGATCGGCAGGATCGCCGCCTGGTTTATCACCCTCAGCGCCTGA
- a CDS encoding ABC transporter ATP-binding protein, producing MTPDTATTPGLAVSIRQLGSYFHRAFRLAITTNPRLALLLAGCTLMAGVLPAGMAWVGKLIIDGVIAAAAGTADAQAVVQLIGVEALLVALIAAAQRGIALCESLLRAQLGYRVNDMILAKALTLELAQFEDSEFYDKLSRARRDASTRPLNLVRQSFGLLQNLISLASYAVLLSQLSVLAVGVFLLAGLPAFLAEAKFSGEAFALFRWRSPDTRMQIYLETVLAREDHAKEVKVYGLGRRILDRYGDIFRKLYRRDRNLALRRESWGFLLGLLGTLALYGGYGWVALQAVAQRISLGEMTMYLLLLRQGQAAVTASLSALGGLYEDNLYLTNLYEFLEQPVPEASGRTPTGVAPGDGIRFEGVSFRYPGATGDAVSGIDLHLVPGCSLALVGDNGAGKTTLIKLLTRLYRPTQGRILLDGTPLDAWDEATLRQRIAVVFQDFNRYQFTVGENIGAGDVHHMVDEPRWRQAAADGLAAPFVEALPGQYRAQLGSWFKGGRELSGGQWQKLALSRAFMRREADILVLDEPTAAMDAQAEADVFEHFRRLAADRMAILISHRFSTVRMADEILVMRDGAITERGTHAALVAKGGHYARLFALQAAGYR from the coding sequence TTGACTCCTGACACCGCCACCACACCGGGCCTTGCGGTCTCCATAAGACAGCTCGGCAGCTATTTTCATCGGGCCTTTCGGCTCGCCATCACCACCAATCCGCGCCTGGCGCTGCTGCTGGCCGGCTGCACCCTGATGGCCGGCGTGCTGCCGGCCGGCATGGCCTGGGTCGGCAAGCTGATCATCGATGGCGTGATAGCGGCGGCGGCCGGCACTGCCGACGCACAAGCGGTGGTGCAGCTGATCGGCGTGGAGGCTCTGCTGGTGGCCCTGATCGCGGCCGCGCAGCGCGGCATCGCGCTGTGCGAGTCGCTGCTGCGGGCACAACTGGGCTACCGCGTGAACGACATGATCCTGGCCAAGGCGTTGACGCTGGAGCTGGCGCAGTTCGAGGATTCGGAGTTCTACGACAAGCTCAGCCGCGCCCGGCGCGACGCCTCCACCCGACCGCTGAACCTGGTCCGTCAGAGTTTCGGCTTGCTGCAGAACCTCATCTCGCTGGCCAGTTACGCGGTGCTGTTGTCGCAATTGTCCGTGCTTGCCGTGGGCGTGTTCCTGCTGGCCGGGCTGCCTGCATTCCTGGCTGAGGCGAAGTTCTCGGGGGAGGCGTTTGCGCTGTTCCGCTGGCGCTCGCCCGATACCCGGATGCAGATTTATCTGGAAACCGTGCTGGCGCGCGAGGACCACGCCAAGGAGGTCAAGGTCTACGGTCTCGGCCGGCGCATCCTGGACCGCTACGGCGATATCTTTCGCAAGCTGTACCGGCGCGACCGCAATCTGGCCCTGCGGCGCGAAAGCTGGGGTTTTCTGCTGGGCCTGCTCGGTACCTTGGCACTGTACGGCGGTTATGGCTGGGTGGCATTGCAGGCAGTGGCGCAGCGCATCAGCCTGGGCGAGATGACTATGTACCTGCTGCTGCTGCGTCAGGGGCAGGCGGCGGTCACGGCCAGTCTGTCGGCACTCGGCGGCCTGTACGAGGACAACCTGTACCTGACCAATCTGTACGAGTTCCTGGAACAGCCGGTGCCGGAGGCGAGCGGTCGCACCCCGACCGGCGTGGCGCCGGGCGACGGCATCCGTTTCGAGGGTGTTTCGTTCCGCTACCCGGGCGCCACCGGCGACGCCGTCAGTGGCATCGATCTGCATCTTGTGCCTGGCTGCAGTCTGGCGCTGGTGGGCGACAACGGCGCCGGCAAGACCACGCTGATCAAACTGCTCACGCGCCTGTACCGGCCGACTCAGGGGCGCATCCTGCTGGACGGCACGCCGCTGGACGCCTGGGACGAGGCGACCTTGCGCCAGCGCATTGCGGTGGTGTTCCAGGACTTCAACCGCTACCAGTTCACGGTCGGCGAGAACATCGGCGCCGGTGACGTACACCATATGGTGGATGAGCCCCGCTGGCGCCAGGCAGCCGCCGACGGTTTGGCAGCGCCCTTTGTGGAAGCCCTGCCCGGCCAGTACCGGGCACAGCTCGGCAGCTGGTTCAAGGGCGGCCGGGAACTGTCCGGCGGGCAGTGGCAAAAGCTCGCCCTGTCACGCGCCTTCATGCGTCGCGAGGCGGACATCCTGGTTCTGGACGAACCCACCGCGGCCATGGACGCGCAGGCCGAGGCCGATGTTTTCGAGCACTTCCGGCGCCTGGCGGCGGACCGCATGGCGATCTTGATCTCACACCGATTCTCGACCGTACGTATGGCGGACGAGATCCTGGTGATGCGCGATGGCGCCATTACCGAACGCGGCACCCACGCAGCGCTGGTGGCCAAGGGCGGCCACTACGCGCGCCTGTTTGCGCTGCAGGCGGCGGGATATCGATGA
- a CDS encoding MFS transporter, whose translation MAAQAWSRPAIALGAATMGWNFGLGLTHIVLPLYAAHIGLDALRIGTVLGAPVLLQLVLGLFGGAAADRWGGRNILMQAGLTMALGGLACIFANGFWTLIVAQLFLTYSRGVFWPASQSIAASLPGERAVHLGRLNAHMSIGQISGTALAGVLVMMFGYAGTFAVFAGVAALAMAAAATLPSVHPPGEHAPAFGVHFGPLLRRRAIWFALLAAFLCAQPVSLAQSFFPILLRDLGFAEGAVGPLLALRPLGAAAAALLLARMLGSRAGMPLALGAGCALAVLLYAAPLATQGLSAGTLIALIGVASGMLLVYYQLVVASAAPAHARGSALAIGGMGWGLSHLTGPFFVGVIAQRHGLPTAFQLWAGFTLLLALALVPAYRWARQDLTEQH comes from the coding sequence GTGGCAGCACAGGCGTGGTCGCGCCCGGCAATTGCGCTGGGCGCCGCCACCATGGGCTGGAACTTCGGACTCGGGCTCACCCATATCGTGCTGCCGTTGTACGCGGCGCACATCGGACTTGATGCGCTGCGCATCGGCACGGTGCTCGGAGCGCCGGTCCTGCTGCAACTCGTGCTTGGCCTGTTCGGTGGCGCGGCAGCGGACCGCTGGGGCGGTCGCAACATTCTCATGCAGGCCGGTCTGACGATGGCGCTCGGCGGGCTCGCCTGCATCTTTGCCAACGGCTTCTGGACCTTGATCGTCGCGCAGCTGTTTCTGACCTATTCACGCGGAGTGTTCTGGCCCGCCTCGCAGTCGATTGCCGCATCCCTGCCAGGCGAACGCGCCGTGCATCTGGGACGGCTCAACGCGCACATGAGCATCGGACAGATATCCGGTACAGCGCTGGCTGGCGTTCTGGTGATGATGTTCGGTTATGCCGGTACGTTTGCCGTGTTTGCGGGCGTTGCCGCCCTGGCAATGGCCGCCGCCGCCACCCTGCCGTCCGTCCACCCGCCCGGCGAGCATGCCCCGGCCTTCGGGGTGCACTTCGGACCTTTGCTGCGTCGGCGTGCAATCTGGTTCGCGCTGCTGGCCGCCTTCCTGTGCGCGCAGCCGGTATCGCTCGCGCAATCGTTCTTTCCCATCCTGTTGCGCGACCTCGGATTCGCCGAAGGTGCCGTGGGGCCGCTGCTTGCGCTGCGTCCGCTAGGCGCCGCCGCGGCGGCGCTGCTGCTTGCCCGGATGCTCGGATCACGGGCCGGCATGCCACTCGCGCTTGGTGCCGGATGCGCCCTCGCCGTGCTTTTGTACGCGGCCCCGCTTGCCACCCAGGGACTGTCCGCGGGAACGCTGATCGCCCTGATCGGCGTGGCCTCCGGAATGCTGCTGGTGTACTACCAACTGGTCGTGGCGAGCGCGGCGCCGGCCCATGCACGCGGATCGGCTCTGGCCATCGGCGGTATGGGCTGGGGACTGTCCCATCTGACTGGGCCATTCTTCGTCGGCGTGATCGCCCAACGACACGGCTTGCCGACCGCGTTCCAGCTGTGGGCAGGATTCACGCTGCTGTTGGCGCTTGCGCTGGTGCCAGCCTACCGCTGGGCACGACAGGACCTGACCGAGCAGCATTGA
- a CDS encoding cob(I)yrinic acid a,c-diamide adenosyltransferase, whose amino-acid sequence MGKRLTRIYTRTGDQGSTGLGDGSRVTKDAARVEAYGTVDELNSVIGLLRAQAPPAPMDGWLSEIQHRLFDLGGELCIPGHTIVTDAHVTALETWLDQLNDKLEPLADFILPGGSPAAAVCHLARTVCRRAERRVVTLQAQEPVNGPALRYLNRLSDLLFVMSRSLNQAAGLPDVLWQRPAS is encoded by the coding sequence ATGGGCAAGCGCCTGACCCGCATCTACACGCGGACCGGCGACCAGGGCAGCACCGGGCTTGGTGATGGTTCTCGGGTGACCAAGGACGCGGCTCGGGTCGAAGCCTATGGCACTGTCGACGAACTGAACAGCGTCATTGGCCTGCTGCGGGCGCAGGCGCCTCCGGCGCCCATGGACGGCTGGCTGAGCGAAATCCAACACCGCCTGTTCGACCTGGGTGGAGAGCTGTGCATCCCCGGCCACACCATCGTCACCGACGCCCACGTCACCGCGCTGGAAACCTGGCTGGACCAGCTCAACGACAAGCTCGAACCGCTGGCCGATTTCATCCTGCCGGGCGGCAGCCCGGCAGCTGCCGTATGCCACCTGGCCCGCACCGTGTGCCGCCGCGCCGAACGGCGGGTGGTGACGCTGCAAGCGCAGGAGCCGGTCAATGGGCCCGCGCTGCGTTACCTGAACCGCCTCTCGGACCTGCTGTTCGTGATGTCGCGCAGCCTGAACCAGGCCGCGGGACTCCCGGACGTGCTCTGGCAGCGCCCGGCGAGCTGA
- a CDS encoding PGPGW domain-containing protein, protein MIETIQSFTVQMLAMLGIHPRWLAWATPISLLTLLGTIAVLPVLVARLPQDYFYREHRPLLPDTDHWLLRLSLLVLKNIVGAVLLVAGIAMLVLPGPGLITVLAATALLTLPGKYRFERWLVSRPTVRAAIALMRQRAGRPPLDLP, encoded by the coding sequence ATGATCGAAACAATCCAGTCATTCACGGTGCAAATGCTGGCCATGCTCGGCATCCACCCGCGCTGGCTGGCATGGGCGACACCGATTTCGTTGCTCACGCTGCTCGGAACCATCGCTGTGTTGCCGGTGCTGGTAGCGCGCCTGCCACAGGATTATTTCTACCGCGAACATCGCCCCTTGCTGCCAGACACCGACCATTGGCTGCTTCGGCTGTCACTTTTGGTGCTCAAGAATATTGTCGGCGCTGTGCTGCTGGTGGCCGGCATTGCCATGCTGGTGCTACCGGGGCCAGGATTGATCACGGTACTGGCAGCGACCGCGTTGCTGACTCTGCCCGGCAAGTACCGGTTCGAGCGCTGGCTGGTGTCACGACCAACGGTACGCGCCGCGATCGCCCTCATGCGCCAGCGCGCCGGGCGGCCCCCGCTCGATTTGCCCTGA